Proteins encoded by one window of Vibrio algicola:
- a CDS encoding transglycosylase SLT domain-containing protein produces MPHSKKNIARIIVLTGCVLLGTYFLAKPVIANSLTKKTVIAKPTKALTHLEKQRELYQQAQDLLDLKKIAQYIDLRPQISDYALTPYVDYRAFLIDIGERAPQEVDNFTLLHKDFPFSSSIKAAYLTGLAKNKRWKTLSEYQKEPPNDQRFRCYYYTAKWETNYKTQAYKGAQSLWLTAGSVSSACDDLFDHWAKAGHRTDDMIIDRMVLMSKARRSGLFSYLDKMLVSDAAKEQSKNLQALFKKPQDVLSFSQSNPVTKFNQSLTDIAFKQWIRQDTKSAVENFDAVMKAQKLPQSTQTYLANYATSWLVNTDSDKLAAWRDAQIKQGGSVAMIERRARLAVQHNDWQGVSYWVGLLPQKMQSTTRWQYWLGRVEFAQGKDKQAKQRLTKILGQRDFYSVAAANLLGEPIRYQSQILTGKQVDISSKKVALARIEEMIAVDKIDAAKREWRWLLWHSTQSQKMALVEYASHKHWHNFTIVATIEAKMWSYTSLRFPITHRWWFEHFAKQNNVPLITLMSLSRQESALDVNARSPVGARGLMQIMPTTAQHVVDIHDLKYNNADDLYNVDKNIEIGSYYLSDLLKDYDNNRIFAFAAYNAGPNRVKQWRQRTGGKVDAYSFIEAIPFKETRGYVQNILMFETYYRNLLAQDGAFLTPSELKGKY; encoded by the coding sequence ATGCCGCATTCAAAGAAAAACATAGCTCGTATTATTGTCCTAACTGGTTGCGTTCTTTTAGGTACGTACTTTCTCGCAAAGCCTGTTATTGCCAATAGTTTGACAAAAAAAACAGTGATTGCAAAACCGACTAAGGCATTGACTCATTTAGAAAAGCAACGAGAGCTGTACCAGCAAGCGCAAGATTTACTCGATCTTAAAAAGATCGCTCAATATATTGATCTTCGCCCACAAATTTCTGATTACGCTTTGACTCCTTATGTCGATTATCGTGCTTTTTTGATTGATATTGGTGAGCGAGCGCCTCAAGAAGTGGACAATTTTACCTTGCTTCATAAAGACTTCCCATTCTCAAGCAGCATCAAGGCGGCATATTTAACCGGATTGGCGAAAAATAAGCGTTGGAAAACTTTAAGTGAATATCAAAAAGAGCCCCCCAATGATCAACGTTTTCGTTGTTACTATTACACCGCTAAGTGGGAAACTAACTACAAAACTCAAGCGTATAAAGGTGCACAAAGCTTATGGTTAACCGCGGGGAGTGTATCTTCTGCTTGTGATGATTTATTTGATCATTGGGCTAAAGCCGGTCATCGCACCGATGATATGATCATTGATCGTATGGTGCTGATGTCAAAAGCGCGTCGCTCTGGGCTGTTTAGCTATCTGGATAAAATGTTGGTTAGCGACGCCGCTAAAGAGCAATCTAAAAATCTGCAAGCTCTGTTTAAAAAGCCACAAGATGTGCTGAGCTTTAGTCAATCAAACCCGGTCACTAAGTTTAATCAATCGTTAACGGATATCGCGTTTAAACAATGGATTAGGCAAGATACTAAGTCAGCAGTAGAAAATTTTGATGCGGTGATGAAAGCGCAAAAATTGCCACAAAGCACCCAAACCTATTTAGCTAACTACGCCACATCATGGTTAGTGAACACTGATTCGGATAAATTAGCCGCTTGGCGTGATGCGCAAATTAAGCAAGGCGGTTCAGTGGCAATGATAGAGCGTCGAGCCAGATTAGCTGTGCAGCATAATGATTGGCAAGGTGTGAGTTATTGGGTGGGATTGCTGCCACAAAAAATGCAGAGCACCACCCGTTGGCAATATTGGCTTGGCCGAGTTGAATTTGCACAAGGTAAAGACAAACAAGCGAAACAACGATTAACGAAAATTTTAGGCCAGCGCGATTTTTACAGTGTGGCGGCAGCGAATCTTTTGGGTGAGCCAATCCGTTATCAAAGTCAGATATTAACCGGTAAGCAAGTGGATATCTCAAGTAAGAAGGTGGCACTGGCTCGAATTGAAGAAATGATTGCAGTTGATAAAATTGATGCGGCTAAACGTGAATGGCGTTGGTTGTTATGGCACAGCACTCAAAGTCAGAAGATGGCACTGGTTGAGTATGCCTCACATAAGCATTGGCATAACTTTACTATTGTTGCCACCATTGAAGCTAAAATGTGGAGCTACACCAGTTTACGTTTTCCCATCACTCATCGTTGGTGGTTTGAGCATTTCGCGAAACAAAATAATGTCCCATTGATCACTCTCATGTCGTTGTCTCGCCAAGAAAGTGCTTTGGATGTGAATGCTCGTTCCCCGGTTGGTGCTCGCGGTTTAATGCAAATAATGCCAACTACGGCTCAGCATGTGGTTGATATTCATGATCTTAAATATAATAATGCAGACGATTTATATAACGTTGATAAAAATATTGAGATTGGCAGTTATTACTTAAGTGATCTGTTGAAAGATTATGATAACAATAGAATTTTCGCTTTTGCTGCTTATAATGCTGGCCCAAATAGAGTTAAACAATGGCGTCAACGTACTGGTGGAAAAGTAGATGCCTATTCCTTTATTGAAGCGATTCCTTTTAAAGAAACGCGCGGTTATGTGCAAAATATTTTAATGTTTGAAACTTACTATCGTAATCTGCTTGCTCAAGATGGGGCTTTCTTAACCCCAAGTGAACTAAAAGGAAAATACTAA
- the ettA gene encoding energy-dependent translational throttle protein EttA, with amino-acid sequence MAEYVYTMSRVSKIVPPKRQILKDISLSFFPGAKIGVLGLNGSGKSTLLRIMAGIDQDIDGEARAQVDLKVGYLPQEPVLDESKTVREIVEEAVGDVADALKRIDAVYAAYAEPDADFDALAKEQGELEALIQAKDGHNLENSLERAADALRLPEWDAKIEFLSGGERRRVAICRLLLEKPDMLLLDEPTNHLDAESVAWLEHFLVDYSGTVVAITHDRYFLDNAAGWILELDRGEGIPWEGNYTSWLEQKDARLAQESSTENARKKTIAKELEWVRQNPKGRQAKSKARMARFEELNTSDHQKRNETNELFIPPGERLGDKVLDVKNLTKSFGDRVLIDDLSFSMPKGAIVGIVGANGAGKSTLFKILSGAEQADSGSVELGATVKLASVDQFRDSMNDNNSVFQEISEGADIIKINNFEIPARAYCSRFNFKGNDQQKRIGDLSGGERNRVHLAKLLKAGGNVLLLDEPTNDLDVETLRALEEALLEFPGCAMVISHDRWFLDRIATHILDYRDEGQVNFFEGNYTEYSDWLKQTIGAAAAEPHRIKYKRMTK; translated from the coding sequence ATGGCTGAATACGTTTATACCATGTCTCGCGTGAGCAAAATTGTGCCACCGAAACGTCAAATACTAAAAGACATCTCACTAAGCTTTTTTCCAGGTGCCAAAATTGGTGTTCTTGGTCTAAATGGTTCAGGTAAATCGACTTTATTGCGCATTATGGCCGGTATCGATCAAGATATTGATGGCGAAGCGCGCGCGCAAGTAGACCTTAAAGTGGGTTACTTACCACAAGAGCCCGTTCTAGATGAATCAAAAACCGTACGTGAAATTGTTGAAGAAGCGGTGGGCGATGTAGCCGACGCGCTCAAGCGAATTGATGCGGTTTATGCCGCCTACGCTGAACCTGATGCCGATTTCGACGCATTGGCGAAAGAACAAGGTGAATTAGAAGCCTTAATCCAAGCTAAAGATGGTCATAATCTAGAGAACTCGTTGGAGCGCGCTGCCGATGCATTGCGCCTACCGGAGTGGGATGCCAAGATTGAATTCTTATCTGGTGGTGAGCGTCGCCGCGTGGCAATTTGTCGTCTGCTGCTTGAAAAGCCGGACATGCTATTACTCGATGAACCCACCAACCACTTGGATGCAGAATCCGTTGCATGGCTTGAGCACTTCCTCGTTGATTACAGCGGCACTGTGGTTGCGATCACCCATGACCGTTACTTCCTCGACAACGCTGCTGGTTGGATCTTAGAGCTTGACCGTGGTGAAGGTATTCCATGGGAAGGCAACTACACCTCATGGCTAGAGCAAAAAGATGCTCGTCTGGCGCAAGAATCATCAACTGAAAATGCCCGTAAGAAAACCATCGCAAAAGAATTAGAATGGGTTCGTCAAAATCCAAAAGGTCGCCAAGCGAAATCAAAAGCGCGTATGGCTCGATTTGAAGAATTGAACACCAGTGATCACCAAAAACGTAACGAAACCAATGAGCTGTTTATTCCGCCAGGTGAGCGTTTAGGGGACAAAGTTCTTGATGTTAAGAACCTGACCAAATCGTTTGGTGATCGGGTACTAATTGATGATCTTTCTTTTAGCATGCCTAAAGGGGCGATCGTCGGTATCGTCGGGGCAAACGGCGCGGGTAAATCAACCCTATTTAAGATCCTCAGCGGCGCAGAACAAGCCGATTCTGGTAGTGTTGAATTAGGTGCAACCGTAAAATTAGCGTCAGTTGATCAGTTCCGCGACAGCATGAATGATAACAACAGCGTATTCCAAGAGATCTCAGAAGGTGCTGACATCATCAAGATCAACAACTTTGAAATTCCAGCGCGTGCTTATTGCTCTCGCTTTAACTTCAAAGGTAACGATCAGCAAAAACGCATCGGTGATCTATCTGGTGGTGAGCGTAACCGTGTTCACTTAGCTAAACTGCTAAAAGCAGGCGGTAACGTATTGCTGCTCGATGAACCGACCAATGACTTGGATGTTGAAACTCTTCGAGCACTAGAAGAAGCATTACTGGAATTCCCAGGTTGCGCTATGGTTATCTCGCATGACCGTTGGTTCCTTGACCGCATTGCAACTCATATCTTAGATTACCGCGATGAAGGTCAAGTGAACTTCTTTGAAGGTAACTACACCGAATACAGCGATTGGTTAAAGCAAACTATTGGCGCAGCGGCAGCAGAACCACACCGCATCAAGTACAAGCGTATGACCAAGTAA
- a CDS encoding M23 family metallopeptidase — protein MELTLPLNNKNRTIAINPILGMSAILLIFGCVFFSLSSLIGSFFTSLPPKTAGITINYLHQKSQQYKDLYNDQLLINQNLQSDLALLDEESPQLDDEEGVEIVVTNTNQAISSLLLSFSQSNPDDTIPDLSPAVKATLFRMIPNDSPMSYTRVSSPYGTRVHPITGKSKRHLGIDLTCPSGGSIYSTADGVVELTRPSNQGYGNLIKIRHGFGFISMYAHLHRFLVKTGQFVEKGDPIALCGSTGLSTGPHLHYEIRFLGQTLDPKDFMQWQPENFDRLFKQQKIVHWAALVKNINGLVQLQSLLERTTKHRTINKKSVEKSTSKTKPPTLHRQKELQDFGIDESGWENVTSNKHNTDNLTAVR, from the coding sequence ATGGAACTTACTCTTCCACTTAATAATAAAAACCGTACTATCGCCATCAATCCTATACTAGGAATGAGTGCCATATTACTGATTTTCGGTTGTGTTTTCTTTAGTCTAAGTAGCTTGATAGGCTCTTTTTTCACAAGCCTCCCCCCTAAAACGGCAGGGATCACAATTAATTATCTACACCAAAAATCTCAACAATATAAAGATCTCTATAACGATCAATTGTTAATTAATCAAAATCTACAAAGCGATCTCGCCTTATTAGATGAAGAATCACCTCAACTCGATGACGAAGAAGGCGTTGAGATTGTTGTCACCAATACCAACCAAGCGATCAGTTCATTATTGCTATCTTTCAGTCAGTCGAATCCCGACGACACCATTCCTGATCTCAGCCCAGCAGTAAAAGCAACTTTATTTAGAATGATACCCAATGATTCGCCCATGAGTTATACCCGTGTCTCATCCCCTTATGGCACCAGAGTCCACCCCATTACTGGTAAATCCAAACGCCATTTAGGTATAGATCTAACCTGCCCGTCAGGTGGTAGCATTTACTCAACTGCCGATGGTGTGGTAGAACTCACCCGTCCAAGTAATCAAGGTTATGGCAATTTAATTAAAATTCGCCATGGTTTTGGATTTATATCGATGTATGCCCACTTACATCGTTTTTTAGTTAAGACCGGTCAGTTTGTAGAAAAAGGGGATCCTATTGCCTTATGCGGTAGCACCGGCCTTTCAACTGGCCCTCACCTGCATTATGAAATCCGCTTTTTAGGGCAAACCCTCGATCCTAAAGATTTTATGCAATGGCAACCGGAAAATTTTGACCGCCTATTTAAGCAGCAAAAAATTGTTCATTGGGCCGCGTTGGTTAAAAACATCAATGGCTTAGTGCAACTGCAAAGTTTGCTCGAAAGAACCACTAAACACCGAACAATTAATAAAAAATCGGTGGAAAAATCCACATCAAAAACCAAACCGCCAACATTGCATCGTCAAAAGGAATTACAAGACTTTGGAATTGATGAATCAGGTTGGGAGAACGTAACCAGCAACAAACATAATACGGATAATTTGACCGCGGTGAGGTGA
- the tyrA gene encoding bifunctional chorismate mutase/prephenate dehydrogenase: MAVELNELRDQIDAVDKQIVDLLAQRLSLVEKVGEVKSIHGLPIYAPDREAAMLASRREEAEKRGVPPQLIEDILRRTMRESYASEKDSGFKCLNPELRPIVIVGGHGQLGGVFKRMFELSGYQVKILGSQDWDNAESLVKDAGMVVVSVPIHLTDGVIQKLPKLPDDCILCDLTSIKAEPLAAMLEVHAGPVVGLHPMFGPDIPSMAKQVIICSDGRAPETYQWLLKQFEIWGASICAIDAKEHDNGMTLIQALRHFTSFAYGLHLAQENPNLDTLVQLSSPIYRLELAMVGRLFAQDPNLYGDIIMASQHNIDMIKRFHHRFGEAIKILDNHDKAEFVKQFEGVSEWYGDYSQQFMNESQNLLKQANDAIHRGK; encoded by the coding sequence ATGGCTGTTGAATTAAATGAACTGCGCGATCAAATTGACGCAGTAGACAAACAAATTGTGGATCTTTTAGCGCAGCGTTTGTCGCTGGTGGAAAAAGTTGGCGAAGTAAAAAGTATTCACGGCTTACCGATTTACGCCCCAGACCGAGAAGCGGCAATGTTGGCTTCTCGGCGCGAAGAAGCAGAAAAACGAGGGGTGCCACCGCAATTAATCGAAGATATTTTGCGCCGTACTATGCGTGAGTCTTATGCCAGCGAAAAAGATTCGGGCTTTAAATGTTTGAATCCAGAATTACGTCCGATTGTGATTGTTGGTGGTCATGGTCAGTTAGGTGGCGTATTCAAGCGGATGTTTGAACTCTCTGGCTACCAAGTGAAAATCTTGGGTAGTCAGGATTGGGATAATGCCGAAAGCTTAGTGAAAGATGCTGGCATGGTGGTGGTGAGTGTTCCTATTCATTTAACTGATGGCGTGATCCAAAAGCTGCCTAAATTGCCTGATGATTGTATTTTATGTGATTTAACTTCCATCAAAGCCGAGCCGTTAGCGGCAATGCTTGAAGTGCACGCTGGCCCTGTTGTTGGCTTGCACCCAATGTTTGGCCCTGATATTCCAAGCATGGCAAAACAGGTGATTATTTGCAGCGACGGACGCGCCCCCGAAACCTACCAATGGTTACTCAAGCAGTTCGAAATTTGGGGAGCAAGCATTTGCGCGATTGATGCTAAAGAGCACGATAACGGTATGACGCTGATCCAAGCGCTGCGTCACTTTACTTCGTTTGCTTATGGTCTGCATTTGGCGCAAGAGAACCCAAACTTAGATACCTTGGTCCAATTGAGTTCACCGATTTATCGCTTAGAGCTGGCGATGGTGGGGCGCTTATTTGCTCAAGATCCAAATCTCTATGGCGATATCATCATGGCATCGCAACACAATATCGACATGATTAAACGCTTCCACCATCGTTTTGGTGAAGCAATTAAGATTTTAGATAACCACGATAAAGCCGAGTTTGTTAAGCAGTTTGAAGGCGTATCGGAATGGTATGGTGATTATTCTCAACAATTTATGAACGAGAGCCAAAACCTACTCAAACAAGCCAATGACGCGATCCATCGAGGTAAGTGA
- a CDS encoding 3-deoxy-7-phosphoheptulonate synthase codes for MHKSELSNINISDEQIIITPNELKQKIPLSDKARHFIQESRQTISNIIHKQDHRLLVVCGPCSIHDIDAAKEYAKRLKALSNTLNDQLYIVMRVYFEKPRTTVGWKGLINDPHLDNSFDVEHGLHMARQLLVDLAEMEIPLATEALDPISPQYIGDTFSWAAIGARTTESQTHREMASGLSVPVGFKNGTDGSLGTAINAMQAASSSHRFMGIDSNGQVALLTTQGNPNGHVILRGGKQTNYDSVSVNECETEMAKHGLDASLMVDCSHANSRKDYRRQPLVAEDVIHQIREGNKSIIGLMIESHINEGNQGSDIALSEMQYGVSITDACINWDSTEILLRHAHQELVPFLEDRLKG; via the coding sequence ATGCATAAAAGTGAATTAAGCAATATCAATATTAGTGATGAACAGATTATCATTACTCCCAATGAATTAAAGCAAAAAATCCCACTAAGTGACAAGGCTCGTCATTTTATTCAAGAGTCACGTCAAACCATTTCTAATATCATCCATAAACAAGATCACCGCTTATTGGTCGTATGTGGCCCTTGCTCGATCCACGATATTGATGCCGCCAAAGAATACGCCAAACGTTTAAAAGCGTTATCCAATACCTTAAATGATCAATTGTACATTGTGATGCGGGTGTACTTTGAAAAACCTCGTACTACCGTTGGTTGGAAAGGGCTGATCAACGATCCACATCTTGATAACTCATTTGATGTCGAACATGGTCTGCACATGGCGCGTCAATTATTAGTTGATTTAGCTGAAATGGAAATCCCATTAGCAACCGAAGCGCTCGATCCTATTAGCCCGCAATACATTGGTGATACTTTTAGTTGGGCGGCGATTGGTGCGCGTACCACCGAATCTCAAACTCACCGTGAAATGGCGAGTGGATTATCGGTTCCGGTTGGCTTTAAAAATGGTACCGATGGCAGTTTAGGCACCGCTATTAATGCAATGCAAGCCGCATCATCGAGTCACCGCTTTATGGGAATAGACAGCAACGGCCAAGTCGCACTGTTAACCACTCAAGGTAACCCAAATGGTCATGTGATTTTACGAGGCGGTAAGCAAACCAACTACGATTCAGTGTCGGTTAATGAATGTGAAACCGAAATGGCGAAACACGGCTTAGATGCGTCATTAATGGTCGATTGTAGCCATGCCAATTCACGCAAAGATTACCGTCGTCAGCCATTGGTGGCAGAAGATGTTATCCATCAAATTCGCGAAGGCAATAAGTCTATTATTGGTTTAATGATTGAAAGCCACATTAATGAAGGTAATCAAGGGTCGGATATTGCGCTTTCTGAGATGCAGTATGGCGTATCGATCACAGATGCGTGTATTAATTGGGATTCGACTGAAATCTTATTGCGCCATGCTCATCAAGAATTGGTACCCTTTTTAGAAGACCGTTTAAAAGGATAA
- a CDS encoding sensor histidine kinase: MDLILSLLQQMCVYLVLAYMLSKTPIFLPLLNVSSRLSHKFSCYVLFSLFCIMGTYFGLSFNDAIANTRAIGAVMGGLFGGPIVGFAVGFTGGMHRYSLGGFTDVACAISTTTEGLIGGLLHLYLVRKGKADQLFNPIVVLLVAFVAEVSQMLIIVAVAKPFDQALSLVSNIAAPMIIANSVGAALFVSILQDRKTIYEKYSATFSRRALTIAERTVGIWNSGFNANNAEQVARIIYQETRVGAVAITDKEKILAFIGIGDNHHQPNTPISSDCTLQAMQENRVIVLDGRESPYQCSISADCKLGSVLVIPLRAGKEVVGTIKLYEPKRKLLSNINRSMGEGIAQLLSSQILYGDFQQQQTLLTQAEIKLLHAQVNPHFLFNALNTINAVIRRDPDKARELIQHLSHFFRSNLKQNIETVTFKDELAHVNAYLTIEKARFTDRLEVEIDIAEALLDKSLPSFTLQPLVENAIKHGVGNLLQGGRVRIYSQQNALGYLIVVEDNAGSFIAPPREHQGLGMDIVNKRLNNFFGPNGELQIECQKDQFTRMSFLIPTSMIGKQ; the protein is encoded by the coding sequence ATGGATCTTATTCTTTCGCTGCTACAACAAATGTGTGTCTACTTAGTCTTGGCGTATATGCTGAGCAAAACACCCATTTTTTTGCCGCTACTCAATGTCTCATCGCGTCTTTCTCATAAATTCAGTTGTTATGTCTTATTCTCATTATTTTGCATTATGGGGACCTATTTTGGTTTGAGTTTTAACGATGCCATTGCCAATACTCGTGCCATTGGTGCGGTCATGGGCGGGTTATTTGGTGGGCCAATTGTCGGCTTTGCTGTCGGATTTACTGGCGGTATGCATCGCTATAGCCTAGGGGGCTTTACCGATGTCGCTTGTGCGATTTCCACCACCACAGAAGGATTAATTGGCGGCTTGTTACATCTGTATTTAGTGAGAAAAGGCAAAGCGGATCAACTGTTCAACCCTATCGTGGTCTTGTTGGTTGCTTTTGTGGCGGAAGTCAGCCAAATGTTAATCATTGTTGCGGTGGCGAAACCCTTCGATCAGGCTCTATCTTTAGTTTCCAATATTGCCGCACCAATGATCATCGCCAACAGTGTTGGTGCCGCGTTGTTTGTCAGTATTTTGCAAGATAGAAAAACCATTTATGAAAAATACTCTGCCACTTTTTCACGTCGCGCTTTAACCATTGCTGAGCGAACGGTTGGGATCTGGAATTCAGGGTTTAATGCCAATAACGCCGAACAAGTGGCTCGTATTATTTATCAAGAAACACGTGTCGGCGCGGTTGCGATCACCGATAAAGAAAAAATCTTAGCCTTTATTGGCATTGGCGATAATCATCATCAACCCAACACCCCTATTTCCTCTGATTGCACTTTACAAGCGATGCAAGAAAATCGAGTCATTGTTTTAGATGGTAGGGAAAGCCCCTATCAGTGTTCGATCTCCGCTGACTGTAAATTAGGTTCGGTATTGGTGATCCCACTGCGCGCCGGCAAAGAAGTGGTGGGAACGATTAAACTGTATGAGCCAAAACGTAAACTGTTGTCTAATATTAATCGTTCGATGGGAGAAGGGATCGCGCAACTGCTTTCTAGCCAAATTCTTTATGGTGATTTTCAGCAGCAACAAACGCTGCTCACTCAAGCCGAGATTAAATTATTACACGCTCAAGTTAACCCACATTTTTTATTTAATGCTCTCAATACCATTAATGCGGTGATCCGCCGCGATCCCGATAAAGCGCGTGAACTGATCCAGCACCTTTCCCACTTTTTTAGAAGTAACTTAAAACAGAATATCGAAACCGTGACCTTTAAAGATGAACTGGCGCATGTCAACGCCTACCTTACTATTGAAAAAGCGCGCTTTACCGATAGGCTTGAAGTAGAGATTGATATTGCCGAGGCATTATTAGATAAATCGCTGCCAAGCTTCACCTTACAACCTTTGGTGGAAAATGCGATCAAGCATGGCGTCGGCAATCTATTACAAGGTGGACGAGTGCGTATTTATAGTCAGCAAAATGCGTTAGGCTATTTAATCGTAGTCGAAGATAATGCTGGCAGTTTTATCGCACCACCTCGCGAGC